catctccccgaagggactcagggcggctcacaacagggacaaaccCAACAACGACGCAATGTATTTGACAAAAACGTAAAACAtttagacatctgtgtttatgtATTAGTATTTCAGACCCTAAACCTGGTGTCCACATCCCCTTGAGAGCAAACCAGTCCTGGCAGGCTCACAAAGGGAGTTAATCCCTAACGTGGTTGTGTGAATAATACACCCAAACACGTGGCAAAGGGTCACGAAGGACCACGTCTCTCCGTCTGAGGCTGACCTCTGGGCCCAGAGAGGCTCCCGGTGTTCACTTTCACCCCTTTTGCGCCCTTAATGCGGTCACACTTTAACCAATTGTGGACTTTATATACACCGGGAGCCCCATCCCGACCTCTTCTGGATCTTCTTACGGGACAGAGAAAAAGCCACACTGATGTTGAGCAAGATGGCCAAGCGATGATGTTCTGGTTTCACGGTGGACAACAAGACTCATGTTAGTGGcgaaaccatcatcatcattattggtcTTTTCTTGATAGAGCTTGGTCTTTCTTGAAGGCCACGTCTTTCTTGAAGGCCACCATGAGCTTTGCAGAGCTTTTGGAGCACGTGGGGAGCATGGGGCGCTTCCAGGTGGTCTACGTGACGTTGTTGTCGCTCCCGGTGTTGCTGATGGCCAGCCACATGATGCTGCAGAACTTCACGGCGGCCCTGGGCGACCACCGCTGCGTGGTCCGCTACGAGGACGGCCCCGGGAACCGGAGCCTGGGAGAAGAGGAGCTCCTCGCCGTGGCCATCCCGCGGGACGAACGGAGACGCCCCGAGCAGTGTCGCCGCTTCGTCCGGCACCAGTGGTGGCTCCTGAACGCCAGCATCCTCAACGGGACCCACGGCGGGGCTCACAATGTGACCCACCTGGAAACGGAGCCGTGCCGAGACGGATGGGTTTACGACCGCAGCACCTTCTCCAATACCTTCGTCATGGAGGTGAGTGAGGCCACGCTTCTCCCGCCTCGTTTTGCCCACCTGATCCTGGATTTCGTGCCGCttccacttacagtagagtctcacttatccaacataaacgggtcggcagaatgttggataagcgaatatgttggataataaggaggcattaaggaaaagcctattacacatcaaattaggttatgattttacaaatgaagcaccaaaacatcatgttagacaacaaatttggcagaaaaagtagttcaatacgcagtaatgctatgtagtaattactgtatttatgaatttagcaccaaaatatcatgttatattgaaaacattgactacaaaaatgtgttggataatccagaacgttggataagcgagtgttgaataagtgagactctactgtattttatttacttatttacagcatttatattctgcccttctcaccccgaaggggactcagggcggattacattacacatataggcaaacattcaatgccttttaacatagaacaaagacaagacaaacataggctccgagcgggcctcgaactcatgacctcctggtcagagtgattcattgcagttaactgTAGTTGGCTTGCtttcctgcctgcgccacagcccgggcacttCACTCTATGTCCACTTTaatgtggcctaggggataaaagcctcgtgacttgaaggttgggttgctgacctgaaggctgccaggtgcgaatcccacccggggagaaggtggatgagctccctctgtcagctccagctccaggcagggatatgagagaagcctcccacaaggatagtaaaaacatcaaaacatctgggcaatgtcccctgggcaacatccttgcagacggccaattctctcactccagaagcaactccggttgctcctgacacgaaaaaaaaaaatgtacagccagcccccaagttaggaacaagataggttctgtagttttccagccaaatatatgtgtgtaggtatgtaccgtatatactcaagtataagccaatccgaatataagccgaggcacctaattttaccacaaaaaaactgggaaaacattgactccagtataagccgagagaccaataaaattacattaccatatatacttgagtataagccggcccgagtataagccgaggcacctaattttaccacaaaaaaactgggaaaacattgactccagtataagccgagggtggcaaatttcagaaataaaaacagataccagtaaaattacattaattgaggcatcggtaggttaaatgtttttgaatatttacatcaagctcaaattgaagataagactgtccaactctgatcaaattcaAATGTGGGCAGACCAGGTATGCAtgcaagttgggtccagatccatcacgtATGGCCAAACCCTTCTAGTCCATGGAGGTCTTCACAGTTGGACAACTTCTCTCCTCTCCATCCTTTTGCAGTGGGACCTTGTTTGCTCTTCAAGGACCTTGAAAGAAATGGCCCAGTCGATCTACATGGCTGGCGTCTTGGTTGGAGGCGTCATCTTTGGTGGCCTTTCAGACAAGTAAGTGGATACGGAGATCGACTGGTCTTTATGGCAACCCCAGGTGACCCTCTCTCAGGGTTTTCCGAGGCTGAGAGTGttgatattcgttgtaattgcgttattctgttttgttttgggcatcgccccatgttagccgccccgagtcccttcgggtagatggtggcaggatggaaaaataaagtattattattattattttattatgacacagcaaactagatagatatgctggatttcataccacaaaatcacaagttgaacactttccaagtgtctaggactgtgtgatgtattattattatattttattatgacacagcaaacaagatagatgtgctggatttcataccacaaaatcacaagtcgaacacttcccaagtgtctaggactgtgtgatttattattattattattattattattattattattattatattttattatgacacagcaaacaagatagatgtgctgaatttcgtatcacaaaatcacaagtcgaacacttcccaagtgtctaggactgtgcgatgtattattattattattattattattattattattattattattattattattatattttattatgacacagcaaagaagatagatgtgctggatttcataccacaaaatcacaagtcgaacacttcccaagtgtctaggactgtgcgatgtattattattattattattatatttatattttattatgacacagcaaacaagatagacgtgctggatttcataccacaaaatcacaagtcgaacacttcccaagtgtctaggactgtgcgatgtattattattattattattattattattattattattattattattattattattattatattatgacacagcaaacaagatagatatgctggattccctttgttgggaggtgttagctagctctGTCTGGGATTTCATGGAAAACACACAagtcagtgattccggccatgaagtcCTTCAACGACACAATCCTATGGATGTTTCTCCACGTCGAAAGGCTTTTGATCCTTTTCTCTTCCGCAGGTTTGGACGCCGGTTGATCCTGATCTGGTCTTACCTGCAGCTGGCCGTCTCTGGGACCGTGACCGCCTTCTCCCCCAATTTCAGTGTCTATTGCGTCTTCCGCTTCCTGACGGGGATGGCCTATTCGGGGGTGGTCCTCAACTGCGTCTCTATGAGTGAGCAGCCCCGGCCGTTCTCTTCCATGGGGGCTGGGGGTTTTTAGAGAgagactgcatggccatctgtcgggaatggtttgtcttcctgtctggcagaaggaggttggactggttggacctGGGGCTTTCACCCAGCTTTAGGATTcaataaataatcatcatcatcatcttttataATAATATTGACAATGATGATGGAATATCCTTTTCTGGAGATCTTTAAACCGATGCTAGCtggtcatctgtcagaagtggtttgatggtgtcttcccatCTGGCAgtaggggttgaactggatgaccctgggGTTTTCTCCCAGTTAtaggattcaataataataataatatttggaaacaataggcattgacaaaatcacgatctgccaactgcaaaaggccaccctactgggatctgcgcgcatcatccgaaaatacatcacacagtcctagacacttgggaagtgttcaacttgtggttttgtgatacgaaatccagcatatctatctcgtttgctgtgtcataataaaataataataataataaattacgatctgccaactgcaaaaggccaccctactggcatctgcacgcatcatccgaaaatacatcacacagtcctagacacttgggaagtgttcgacttgtgattttatgatacaaaatccagcatatctatctcgtttgctgtgtcataataaaataataataataataataataataataataataataataataataataataataataataaattatgatctgccatctgcaaaaggtcaccctactgggatctgcacacatcatccgaaaatacatcacacagtcctagacacttgggaagtgttcaacttgtggttttgtgctacgaaatccagcatgtctatcttgtttgctgtgtcataataaaataataataataataataatacatcacacagtcctagacacttgggaagtgttcaacttgtggttttgtgctacgaaatccagcatgtctatcttgtttgctgtgacataataaaataataataatttataataatattaatgatgatgGAATATGTGGAGGTCttccagcagaggctggatgaccatctgtcaggagtggtttgatggtatCTTCCTGCAAggaagaatggggttgaactggatggcccttgggctcttttccaactctaggatgcaataataataataataataataataataataataataataataataataataataattattattattattattatttataataatgatGCTGAAGCTGATGGACTCTCCTTCTCCAGAGATCATttagcagaggctgtatggccatctgtccagaatgGTTTGATGgtgtcctttctggaagaatgggattgattggatggctcttggggtttcttccaactctaggagtcaatcctccttctccttctcatctttattattattattattattattattattattattattattattattattattattatcaagattgaatttaaaagactctggcagaaaacagtggaggtggtcccggtggtgacgggcacactgggtgctgtgccaaaagatctcagccagcatttggaaacaatagacattgacaaaatcacgatctgtcaactgcaaaatcaCGATTTGTcaactgctgggatctgcacgctggCCCTTGTAGTGTCTTCTGTGATTCCTGCCATAACCCAACGTGTGACTCCCAACAGGCGTGGAATGGACAGCGACCAGGACGCGGCCCATCCTGGGGGCCCTGACCGGCTACTCCTACACCACGGGGCAGATCCTCTTGGCGGGTCTGGCCTACCTCATTCCAGAATGGCGTCACTTGCAACTGGCCGTCTCTTTGCCgtattttctcttcttcttctactcCTGGTAAAGCCCTTGATGACCCAATTATCACATGACTTGTGCAAGGACACAGAGGGCAGGCTTGacggctggccatctgttgggagggcttggatggtgccttcctgaatggcagaagggggttggactggatggccctcagggatctcttccaactctaggattctagggttCTTTTCTCGCCCATTTGGCTCTTGCAGGTGGTTTGCCGAATCGGCCCGCTGGCTGGTGACCGCTTGCAAGCTAGACTGGGCCACCAAGGAGCTGAAGAGGGTGGCCCGGATCAACGGGAAGCCTGAAGTGGCCGACAAGCTGACCATTGAGGTGAGATTGGCTAGAGCCTCAACAttgacaaaatctggctaccagtattaaaaaactcaaaaatcagaacacatATTTCATTCACTAAATCGGTGCCCAGTCCTATGGTATCATACCACGTTCTGGTTTGCTTTCAAGGGGATGTGGACACCAAGTTTAGggtctgaaatacagtagagtctcacttatccaagcctcgcttatccaagcctctggattatccaagccatttttgtagtcaatgttttcaatatatcgtgatattttggtgctaaattcgtaaatacaataatt
The Anolis carolinensis isolate JA03-04 unplaced genomic scaffold, rAnoCar3.1.pri scaffold_14, whole genome shotgun sequence genome window above contains:
- the LOC100557207 gene encoding solute carrier family 22 member 6-A, with the translated sequence MSFAELLEHVGSMGRFQVVYVTLLSLPVLLMASHMMLQNFTAALGDHRCVVRYEDGPGNRSLGEEELLAVAIPRDERRRPEQCRRFVRHQWWLLNASILNGTHGGAHNVTHLETEPCRDGWVYDRSTFSNTFVMEWDLVCSSRTLKEMAQSIYMAGVLVGGVIFGGLSDKFGRRLILIWSYLQLAVSGTVTAFSPNFSVYCVFRFLTGMAYSGVVLNCVSMSVEWTATRTRPILGALTGYSYTTGQILLAGLAYLIPEWRHLQLAVSLPYFLFFFYSWWFAESARWLVTACKLDWATKELKRVARINGKPEVADKLTIEFLRSHMKEEMASLKASHSILDLVRTRTMRRISCCLSFVWFSTSFAYYGLVMDLQNFGTNIYLTLLIFGAVDFPAKLVSVFGISYVGRRPTQAACLILAGLTILANIFIPQEMPTVRTALAVFGKGCLSASFNCVYLYTGELYPTVLRQTGMGLGNTMARLGGMVAPLVKLSGEFIPFLPPLIYGAAPIVSGVAAAFLPETRNVPLPETIEEVESKSLQQKDKTQQEPLNHQMQALLQSTKPET